One window from the genome of Actinoplanes teichomyceticus ATCC 31121 encodes:
- a CDS encoding helix-turn-helix domain-containing protein: MAATGTATSTEKGRRIVGSERQSLAKDLVKRYTSGESIRALAASTGRSYGFVHRVLTESGVQLRQRGGARRRKKA; the protein is encoded by the coding sequence ATGGCAGCCACTGGCACAGCTACCAGTACTGAGAAGGGTCGTCGAATCGTCGGTAGCGAGCGGCAGTCGCTCGCCAAGGACCTGGTGAAGCGTTACACCTCCGGCGAGAGCATCCGGGCGCTTGCCGCTTCCACCGGCCGTTCCTATGGATTCGTACACCGCGTGCTCACCGAGTCCGGTGTGCAGTTGCGCCAGCGTGGCGGCGCGCGCCGCCGCAAGAAGGCGTGA
- a CDS encoding LysE family transporter: MSASFLAGVVAGYGIAVPVGAIGALIAGLSARTSLRVGAAAGLGAATADGIYAGAAVAGGAVIAGVIAPIAEPLRWAGAVVLLALAGWTAWGAIRRPHTGARSERPVTAIRAYAAILGLTLLNPATVLYFAALVLGSGGAGGGVWFVLGAFLASASWQLLIAGGGSLIGRLLIGPRGRLLTALTSSAVIAVLALRLLLT; the protein is encoded by the coding sequence ATGAGCGCGTCCTTCCTGGCCGGTGTGGTGGCCGGCTACGGGATCGCGGTTCCGGTCGGGGCCATCGGCGCGCTGATCGCCGGGCTCAGCGCCCGCACGTCGCTGCGGGTCGGCGCGGCGGCCGGGCTCGGCGCGGCCACCGCCGACGGGATCTACGCCGGCGCCGCGGTCGCCGGCGGCGCGGTGATCGCCGGGGTGATCGCACCGATCGCCGAGCCGCTGCGCTGGGCCGGGGCGGTGGTGCTGCTGGCGCTGGCCGGCTGGACCGCCTGGGGCGCGATCCGGCGGCCGCACACCGGGGCGCGCTCCGAACGGCCGGTCACAGCGATCCGGGCGTACGCCGCGATCCTCGGACTCACCCTGCTCAACCCGGCCACCGTGCTCTACTTCGCCGCGCTGGTCCTCGGCAGCGGCGGCGCCGGAGGCGGCGTCTGGTTCGTGCTCGGCGCCTTCCTCGCCTCGGCGAGCTGGCAGCTGCTGATCGCCGGCGGCGGTTCGCTGATCGGCCGCCTGCTGATCGGCCCGCGGGGGCGTCTCCTCACCGCGCTGACCTCCAGCGCGGTGATCGCGGTCCTCGCGCTGCGTCTGCTCCTGACCTGA
- the ypfJ gene encoding KPN_02809 family neutral zinc metallopeptidase — protein MELNEKAEIDTSQVEDVRGSGGGGFGGGGFGGLPIGGGGLSGIIVTVLLLLVGGYFGINNLGGGGGGSSSADNTKLEQECKQQNATEQLDCRNVLYINSIQAYWATELPQAFGKPYEKATTRVFANRVSTGCGAADSGVGPFYCPADNKVYIDLTFYQQLARELGAPGEFAQPYVLAHEYGHHVQDLLGTEAKMRQAQNTNPDQANLESVKLELQADCYAGAWARGATGTTDAKGNKIFTSLSDSDIQEGIQTAGQIGDDTLQQRNGGSVNPAEFTHGTSADRQKWFRVGYDTGDPAKCDTFAPGAVKEGD, from the coding sequence ATGGAACTCAATGAGAAAGCCGAGATCGACACCAGTCAGGTCGAGGACGTGCGCGGCTCGGGCGGAGGCGGCTTCGGCGGAGGCGGCTTCGGCGGCCTCCCGATCGGCGGCGGCGGGCTCTCCGGCATCATCGTCACCGTGCTGCTCCTGCTCGTCGGGGGCTACTTCGGCATCAACAACCTGGGCGGTGGCGGCGGCGGCTCCTCCAGCGCCGACAACACGAAGCTGGAACAGGAGTGCAAGCAGCAGAACGCCACCGAGCAGCTGGACTGCCGCAACGTCCTCTACATCAACTCGATCCAGGCGTACTGGGCCACCGAGCTGCCCCAGGCGTTCGGCAAGCCGTACGAGAAGGCCACCACGAGGGTCTTCGCCAACCGGGTCAGCACCGGCTGCGGCGCCGCCGACTCCGGCGTCGGCCCGTTCTACTGCCCGGCGGACAACAAGGTCTACATCGACCTGACGTTCTACCAGCAGCTGGCCAGGGAGCTCGGCGCGCCCGGCGAGTTCGCGCAGCCGTACGTGCTCGCCCACGAGTACGGTCACCACGTGCAGGATCTGCTCGGCACCGAGGCGAAGATGCGGCAGGCCCAGAACACCAACCCGGACCAGGCGAACCTGGAGTCGGTCAAGCTGGAGCTGCAGGCCGACTGCTACGCCGGAGCCTGGGCCAGGGGCGCGACCGGCACCACCGACGCCAAGGGCAACAAGATTTTCACGAGCCTCAGCGACTCGGACATCCAGGAGGGCATCCAGACCGCCGGGCAGATCGGCGACGACACGCTCCAGCAGCGCAACGGGGGCAGCGTCAACCCGGCCGAGTTCACCCACGGCACCTCCGCGGACCGGCAGAAGTGGTTCCGCGTCGGATACGACACCGGTGACCCGGCGAAATGCGACACGTTCGCGCCCGGCGCGGTCAAGGAGGGCGACTGA
- a CDS encoding HAD family hydrolase: MPLVFLALDDTLLDRSGAFRLWAKGFLDEIGAPQDDLDWLVAVDADGLTSRWDLADLIRDRYRLRVPSIDLVDELYEGPLAHERLDPLVGCALEIAADAGLVPVVVTNGAAEQCEGRIRRTGLDRHVADWVISEQAGVSKPNPRIFALAAQRVRMRLAGAWVVGDSPEADIGGAAALGLPSVWLHRGREWMDTRFAPTRVVGNVIQGLSAIMAAR; encoded by the coding sequence GTGCCTCTAGTCTTCCTCGCTCTGGACGACACCCTGCTCGACCGCAGCGGCGCCTTCCGGCTGTGGGCTAAAGGTTTCCTCGACGAGATCGGCGCGCCCCAGGACGATCTCGACTGGCTGGTCGCGGTGGACGCCGACGGCCTGACCTCCCGGTGGGACCTCGCCGACCTGATCCGTGACCGCTACCGGCTACGAGTGCCGTCCATCGATCTGGTCGACGAGCTCTACGAGGGGCCCCTCGCCCACGAGCGGCTCGACCCGCTGGTGGGGTGCGCGCTGGAGATCGCGGCCGACGCGGGACTGGTTCCGGTGGTGGTCACCAACGGGGCGGCGGAGCAGTGCGAGGGCCGGATCCGGCGTACCGGGCTGGATCGTCATGTCGCCGACTGGGTGATCTCCGAGCAGGCCGGGGTGAGCAAGCCGAACCCGCGGATCTTCGCGCTGGCCGCCCAGCGGGTCCGGATGCGGCTGGCCGGCGCCTGGGTGGTCGGCGACAGCCCGGAGGCGGACATCGGTGGCGCGGCCGCGCTCGGTCTGCCCAGCGTGTGGCTGCACCGCGGGCGGGAGTGGATGGACACCCGGTTCGCCCCGACCAGGGTGGTCGGCAACGTGATCCAGGGGCTCTCCGCGATCATGGCGGCCCGCTGA
- a CDS encoding ABC-F family ATP-binding cassette domain-containing protein, translating to MITATGLELRAGARILLSPTTLRVQPGDRIGLVGRNGAGKTTTLKVLAGEGMPYAGQVERTSEIGYLPQDPRTGDLNVTGRDRVLSARGLDVLLAEMQKLEVQLEESADDKLVRRYGQLEDQFAALGGYGAEAEAARICANLGLPDRALAQTIGTLSGGQRRRIELARILFANSGQNGKGILLLDEPTNHLDQDSIAWLRGYMAQHKGGLIVISHDVELLDAAVNKVWYLDANRSVVDVYNMGWKTYLEARETDERRRRRERANAEKKAGALMAQADKMRAKATKTVAAQNMARRAEKLLSGLEDSRVADKVAKVRFPSPAPCGKTPLTATGLSKSYGSLEIFADVDVAVDRGSRVAILGLNGAGKTTLLRILGGLLKSDTGEVRPGHGLRLGYYAQEHETLDVDRTILEHMRSAAPEQTDTELRKILGAFLFSGDDVDKPAGVLSGGEKTRLALATLVCSGANVLLLDEPTNNLDPVSREQVLDAIANYPGAIVLVTHDAGCVQALKPDRAILLPDGDEDAWSDDLLELVELA from the coding sequence ATGATCACCGCCACCGGACTGGAACTTCGCGCCGGCGCGCGCATCCTGCTCTCCCCGACCACCCTGCGGGTGCAGCCCGGCGACCGGATCGGCCTGGTCGGCCGCAACGGCGCGGGCAAGACCACCACGCTGAAGGTGCTGGCCGGCGAGGGTATGCCGTACGCGGGTCAGGTCGAACGGACCAGCGAGATCGGTTACCTCCCGCAGGACCCGCGCACCGGCGACCTGAACGTGACCGGCCGCGACCGCGTGCTCTCCGCGCGCGGGCTGGACGTCCTCCTCGCCGAGATGCAGAAGCTCGAGGTGCAGCTGGAGGAGAGCGCCGACGACAAGCTCGTCCGGCGGTACGGCCAGCTGGAGGACCAGTTCGCCGCCCTCGGTGGGTACGGCGCCGAGGCCGAGGCCGCCCGGATCTGCGCGAACCTGGGGCTGCCCGACCGTGCCCTGGCGCAGACCATCGGCACCCTCTCCGGCGGTCAGCGCCGCCGGATCGAGCTGGCCCGCATCCTGTTCGCCAACTCGGGGCAGAACGGCAAGGGCATCCTGCTGCTCGACGAGCCGACCAACCACCTCGACCAGGACTCGATCGCCTGGCTGCGCGGCTACATGGCGCAGCACAAGGGCGGCCTGATCGTGATCAGCCACGACGTCGAGCTGCTCGACGCGGCGGTGAACAAGGTGTGGTATCTCGACGCCAACCGCTCGGTCGTCGACGTCTACAACATGGGCTGGAAGACGTACCTGGAGGCCCGGGAGACCGACGAGCGGCGTCGCCGCCGGGAGCGGGCCAACGCGGAGAAGAAGGCCGGCGCGCTGATGGCGCAGGCCGACAAGATGCGGGCCAAGGCGACCAAGACGGTGGCCGCGCAGAACATGGCCCGGAGGGCGGAGAAACTGCTCAGCGGCCTGGAGGACAGCCGCGTCGCGGACAAGGTGGCGAAGGTCCGGTTCCCCAGCCCGGCGCCGTGCGGCAAGACGCCGCTGACCGCGACCGGGCTGTCGAAGTCGTACGGGTCGCTGGAGATCTTCGCGGACGTCGACGTCGCCGTGGACCGTGGTTCCCGCGTGGCCATCCTGGGCCTCAACGGCGCCGGCAAGACGACCCTGTTGCGCATCCTCGGCGGCCTGCTCAAGTCCGACACCGGTGAGGTGCGCCCGGGCCACGGCCTGCGGCTCGGCTACTACGCCCAGGAGCACGAGACGCTGGACGTGGACCGGACGATCCTGGAGCACATGCGCAGCGCCGCCCCCGAACAGACGGACACCGAGCTGCGGAAGATCCTGGGCGCGTTCCTGTTCTCCGGCGACGACGTCGACAAGCCGGCCGGGGTGCTCTCCGGCGGGGAGAAGACCCGACTGGCGCTGGCCACCCTGGTCTGCTCCGGCGCCAACGTGCTGCTGCTGGACGAGCCGACCAACAACCTCGACCCGGTCAGCCGGGAACAGGTGCTGGACGCGATCGCCAACTACCCGGGCGCCATCGTGCTGGTCACCCACGACGCGGGCTGCGTGCAGGCGCTCAAGCCGGACCGGGCGATCCTGCTGCCCGACGGCGACGAGGACGCCTGGAGCGACGACCTGCTGGAGCTGGTCGAGCTGGCGTAG
- a CDS encoding enoyl-CoA hydratase/isomerase family protein — protein sequence MTADEVGVRYEQAGPVATVTLCRPDVLNAQTPAMWAELGNISRKLTGDVRVVIVRAEGRAFSAGLDLSVARGEGDSSLARLAQLSASECADRIAVFQTAFTWLRSPSIVSIAAVQGHAIGAGFQLALNCDMRVLADDARFSMAEVTLGLVPDLGGTKRLTELVGPSRALEICVTGRRIAADEADRIGLATAVVPRADLDAAVADLTAAVLAGDAGAVAEIKALLAGAPGRSYAEQDRAEREAQTRRLADLLGAGE from the coding sequence GTGACCGCCGACGAGGTAGGCGTTCGCTACGAACAGGCCGGGCCGGTCGCGACGGTCACGTTGTGCCGGCCCGACGTTCTCAATGCACAGACTCCGGCCATGTGGGCGGAGCTCGGCAACATTTCCCGAAAATTGACCGGCGACGTACGCGTCGTCATTGTGCGCGCCGAAGGTCGTGCGTTTTCCGCTGGCCTGGATCTGTCGGTCGCCCGCGGGGAGGGCGATTCTTCACTGGCCCGCCTGGCGCAGTTGTCGGCCTCCGAGTGCGCCGATCGGATTGCCGTCTTCCAGACCGCGTTCACCTGGCTGCGGAGTCCGTCCATCGTGTCCATCGCGGCGGTGCAGGGCCACGCCATCGGCGCCGGCTTCCAGCTCGCGCTGAACTGTGACATGCGGGTGCTCGCCGACGACGCGCGGTTCTCCATGGCCGAGGTCACCCTCGGCCTGGTGCCCGATCTGGGCGGGACGAAGCGGCTCACCGAGCTGGTCGGACCGTCCCGGGCACTGGAGATCTGCGTGACCGGGCGGCGGATCGCGGCCGACGAGGCGGACCGGATCGGCCTGGCCACCGCCGTCGTGCCGCGGGCTGATCTGGATGCGGCGGTCGCCGACCTGACCGCCGCCGTCCTGGCCGGGGACGCGGGGGCGGTCGCCGAGATCAAGGCTCTGCTGGCCGGCGCGCCCGGCCGGTCGTACGCGGAGCAGGACCGCGCCGAGCGGGAGGCACAGACCCGCCGGCTCGCGGACCTGCTCGGAGCCGGGGAGTAG
- a CDS encoding acVLRF1 family peptidyl-tRNA hydrolase, producing MGARPAAGGGKWVDVAPERVARWLANFAARHGAYRVAGLTLTAADGATATLQAPPGAGTVTTVAELIAEAGAPRRLGLLLARKGAVAVGVADGAELVASKVDTHYVQGRTAAGGWSQQRFARRRDNQARAAAADGAGIVGRILLPEVRSLAALVTGGDRSAVDAILADRPLAPVAALRAGRLLDVPEPRHAVLVSAVALARAVPILVREP from the coding sequence ATGGGTGCACGGCCGGCCGCCGGCGGCGGGAAATGGGTGGATGTGGCGCCGGAGCGGGTGGCGCGCTGGCTGGCGAACTTCGCGGCGCGGCACGGGGCGTACCGGGTGGCGGGCCTGACCCTGACCGCCGCGGACGGCGCGACCGCGACGCTGCAGGCGCCGCCGGGCGCCGGGACGGTCACGACGGTGGCCGAGCTGATCGCCGAGGCCGGGGCGCCGCGGCGGCTGGGGTTGCTGCTGGCCCGCAAGGGCGCGGTCGCGGTCGGCGTCGCCGACGGCGCCGAGTTGGTCGCCTCCAAGGTGGACACGCACTATGTGCAGGGCCGGACCGCGGCGGGTGGCTGGTCGCAGCAGCGCTTCGCGCGCCGCCGCGACAACCAGGCCAGGGCGGCCGCCGCCGACGGAGCCGGGATCGTGGGCCGCATCCTGCTTCCCGAGGTACGGTCGCTGGCCGCGCTCGTGACCGGCGGCGACCGATCAGCCGTGGACGCGATCCTCGCCGACCGGCCGCTGGCCCCGGTCGCCGCGCTGCGGGCCGGGCGCCTGCTGGACGTGCCCGAGCCGCGCCACGCCGTCCTGGTCTCGGCGGTGGCCCTGGCCCGCGCCGTCCCGATCCTGGTCCGCGAGCCCTGA
- a CDS encoding SDR family oxidoreductase produces MDLGLADRVFILTGASRGLGFATAQALVADGARVVISSRDERNVADAVAELGGPEHAAGVTADLADPGTPRELVDTATERFGRLDGALVSVGGPPRGTSAGLSDEQWRDAFETVFLGSVRAARTFASALPEGGAIALVLSTSAKSPLAGLGLSNGLRPGLAMVAKDMADEYAPRGVRVLSLLPGRIMTDRNRELFQASGDAATAAAEAAASVPMGRLGEPAEFGRVAAFLLSPAASYLTGLAVPVDGGALRSL; encoded by the coding sequence ATGGATCTGGGGCTGGCTGATCGCGTCTTCATCCTCACCGGCGCCTCGCGCGGGCTGGGCTTCGCCACCGCGCAGGCGCTCGTCGCCGACGGCGCCCGGGTGGTGATCTCCTCGCGGGACGAGCGCAATGTGGCCGATGCGGTCGCCGAGCTGGGCGGCCCGGAACACGCCGCCGGGGTGACCGCCGACCTGGCCGACCCGGGCACGCCGCGCGAGCTGGTGGACACCGCGACGGAGCGCTTCGGCCGGCTGGACGGCGCGCTGGTCTCGGTCGGCGGCCCGCCCCGCGGCACCTCGGCCGGCCTGAGCGACGAGCAGTGGCGGGACGCGTTCGAGACGGTCTTCCTCGGCTCGGTGCGCGCGGCCCGCACGTTCGCGTCCGCGCTGCCCGAGGGCGGGGCGATCGCGCTGGTGCTGTCCACCTCGGCCAAGTCGCCGCTCGCCGGGCTGGGCCTGTCCAACGGGCTGCGGCCGGGCCTGGCGATGGTCGCCAAGGACATGGCCGACGAGTACGCCCCCCGCGGCGTGCGGGTGCTCAGCCTGCTGCCCGGCCGGATCATGACGGACCGCAACCGGGAGCTGTTCCAGGCCAGCGGCGATGCGGCGACCGCGGCGGCGGAGGCGGCCGCCTCGGTCCCGATGGGGCGGCTCGGCGAGCCCGCCGAGTTCGGCCGGGTGGCGGCGTTCCTGCTGTCCCCCGCGGCGAGCTACCTCACCGGGTTGGCCGTCCCGGTCGACGGTGGCGCCCTGCGCAGCCTGTGA
- a CDS encoding serine protein kinase RIO — protein MREHDSFGPATMRRGRRKFDDDEPDFLKRGRPEPALQEDPDLPEAGDRWSSWDGALHGPQPRPEWVRTEYGAVDTELGVLKTGKEADVFLVRRWLPATGQVSMLAAKRYRDGEHRLFHRDAGYLEGRRVRRSREMRAMTNRTAFGKQMIAGQWAAAEFDALGRLWQIGQESGLVRVPYPVQLVGTEVMLEFIGDWETGEAAPRLAQVRSGADELEQLWRQMTDALSVLARSQVAHGDLSPYNMLVHDGRLVLIDLPQIVDVVANPRGAEFIARDVQNVASWFRARGLPIDAAELTDRLLFEAGLR, from the coding sequence GTGCGAGAGCACGACTCCTTCGGCCCGGCGACCATGCGCCGTGGCCGACGCAAGTTCGACGACGACGAGCCCGATTTCCTGAAGCGCGGCCGGCCCGAGCCGGCCCTCCAGGAGGATCCGGACCTGCCCGAGGCCGGTGACCGGTGGTCCAGCTGGGACGGCGCGCTGCACGGTCCGCAGCCGCGCCCGGAGTGGGTGCGCACCGAGTACGGCGCCGTGGACACCGAACTGGGTGTCCTGAAAACCGGCAAGGAGGCGGACGTCTTCCTGGTCCGCCGCTGGCTCCCGGCCACCGGGCAGGTCAGCATGCTCGCCGCGAAACGGTATCGCGACGGCGAGCACCGGTTGTTCCACCGCGACGCCGGCTATCTGGAGGGACGGCGGGTGCGCCGGTCCCGGGAGATGCGGGCGATGACCAACCGGACCGCGTTCGGCAAGCAGATGATCGCCGGTCAGTGGGCGGCGGCGGAGTTCGACGCGCTCGGCCGGCTCTGGCAGATCGGGCAGGAGAGCGGGCTGGTCCGCGTGCCGTACCCGGTGCAGCTGGTCGGCACCGAGGTGATGCTGGAGTTCATCGGCGACTGGGAGACCGGTGAGGCCGCGCCCCGGCTGGCGCAGGTGCGCTCCGGCGCCGACGAGCTCGAGCAGCTGTGGCGGCAGATGACCGACGCGCTGTCGGTGCTGGCCCGTTCGCAGGTGGCGCACGGGGACCTGTCGCCGTACAACATGCTGGTGCACGACGGCCGCCTGGTCCTGATCGACCTGCCGCAGATCGTGGACGTGGTGGCGAACCCGCGCGGTGCCGAGTTCATCGCCCGGGACGTGCAGAACGTGGCGAGCTGGTTCCGTGCCCGTGGGCTGCCGATCGACGCCGCGGAGCTGACCGACCGGCTGCTGTTCGAGGCCGGCCTGCGCTGA
- the mug gene encoding G/U mismatch-specific DNA glycosylase, producing the protein MRPSADQVAAAAGRTIPDLVGPGLRVLFSGINPSLYSAATGHHFARPGNRFWPTLHGAAFTDRLLHPSEQQLLPALGLGITNVVARATARADELSPDELVAGGAILAELVRHHRPRFLAVLGVTAYRTAFGRPKARIGRQPDTVGGVPVWVLPNPSGLNAHFQLPDLIREFRALREAAARPPRH; encoded by the coding sequence GTGCGGCCGTCCGCCGACCAGGTCGCTGCCGCCGCCGGGCGCACCATCCCCGACCTGGTCGGCCCGGGCCTGCGGGTGCTCTTCTCCGGGATCAACCCGAGCCTGTACTCGGCCGCGACCGGCCACCACTTCGCCCGTCCCGGCAACCGGTTCTGGCCCACCCTGCACGGCGCGGCCTTCACCGACCGCCTGCTGCACCCTTCCGAGCAGCAGCTGCTGCCCGCTCTCGGTCTGGGCATCACCAACGTCGTCGCGCGGGCCACGGCCCGCGCCGACGAGCTCAGCCCGGACGAGCTGGTCGCCGGCGGCGCGATCCTGGCCGAGTTGGTACGCCATCACCGGCCCCGGTTCCTGGCCGTGCTCGGGGTGACCGCCTATCGCACCGCGTTCGGGCGGCCGAAGGCCCGGATCGGCCGGCAGCCGGACACCGTCGGCGGTGTCCCGGTCTGGGTGCTGCCCAACCCCAGCGGACTGAACGCCCACTTCCAGCTACCCGACCTGATCCGCGAGTTCCGTGCCCTGCGCGAGGCCGCCGCCCGGCCGCCCCGGCACTGA
- a CDS encoding DUF2630 family protein → MDDNSVLSRISGLVEEEHRLRQQLGRGEISSTEEHARLKDLEESLDQCWDLLRRRRAARDAGHDPDTEQAHSVSEVENYLQ, encoded by the coding sequence ATGGATGACAACAGTGTGCTGAGCCGGATCAGCGGCTTGGTCGAGGAGGAGCACCGGCTGCGCCAGCAGCTGGGCCGGGGCGAGATCTCCTCCACCGAGGAGCATGCCCGCCTCAAGGATCTCGAGGAGTCCCTGGACCAGTGCTGGGACCTGCTGCGCCGGCGCCGGGCGGCGCGTGACGCCGGGCACGACCCGGACACCGAGCAGGCCCACAGCGTCAGCGAGGTGGAGAACTACCTGCAGTGA
- a CDS encoding TetR/AcrR family transcriptional regulator, producing MPRVSQDQLEARRHEILTAARGCFARFGYEGATVRRLEEATGMSRGAIFHHYRDKESLFLAVAEDDAATMVETVARNGLVQVMRDLLERAGTSDGDTAGWLGTQLEVSHRLRTDPAFAKRWAQRSAAIADATRERLQRQRDAGVLRPDVPVDVLTQFLELAYDGLVLHLATGRPPGDLAHVLDLVEDAVRRH from the coding sequence GTGCCCAGGGTAAGCCAGGACCAGCTCGAAGCCCGCCGCCACGAGATCCTCACGGCGGCCCGCGGCTGTTTCGCACGGTTCGGCTACGAGGGCGCCACGGTCCGGCGTCTCGAAGAGGCCACCGGCATGTCCCGCGGCGCGATTTTCCACCATTATCGCGACAAGGAATCACTGTTCCTCGCGGTCGCCGAGGACGACGCCGCCACCATGGTGGAGACGGTCGCCCGCAACGGCCTGGTGCAGGTGATGCGCGACCTGCTGGAGCGGGCCGGCACCAGTGACGGCGACACCGCCGGCTGGCTCGGCACCCAGCTGGAGGTCTCCCACCGGCTGCGCACCGACCCGGCGTTCGCCAAGCGCTGGGCGCAACGGTCGGCCGCCATCGCCGACGCCACCCGGGAACGCCTCCAGCGGCAGCGCGACGCCGGCGTGCTGCGCCCGGACGTGCCGGTCGACGTGCTGACCCAGTTCCTCGAGCTGGCGTACGACGGTCTGGTCCTGCACCTGGCCACCGGCCGCCCGCCCGGTGACCTCGCCCACGTCCTGGACCTGGTGGAGGACGCGGTCCGCCGCCACTGA
- a CDS encoding ABC transporter ATP-binding protein produces the protein MSMPSWSMLRSIQNSDRVAAHQVKPGTTRRILRFARPYRRDITIFVITVVVAAGIGVATPLLAGEVINTITRGGPGAAPAVVRIALLIAGLAVADALLSLAQRWYSARIGEGIILSLRTRVYDHVQRMPLQFFTRTQTGALVSRLNNDVVGAQRAFTSTLSGVLSNVIQLVLTAVVMFSLSWPITALSLLLLPVFIIPARRVGKRLAEITRESYNLDAKMNATMTERFNVSGALLVKLFGRPDTEAAKFGERAERVRDIGVQQAMFSRTFFVAMLLVASLAQALTYGLGGWLAVRGDVSAGTVVTLALLLTRLYGPLTALSNVRVDVMSALVSFDRVFEVLDLQPGIAEKPDAVAIPAGAGRIEFRDVRFRYPSAAEVSLATLEDVATLDRSENTPVLHGVDFTVEPGQLVALVGPSGAGKSTTSMLVSRVYDVTGGAVLIGGVDVRDATLDSLRDTVGVVTQDSHLFHETIAENLRYARPDATEEQMWAALDGAQVGDLVRALPDGLDTVVGERGYRFSGGEKQRIAIARLLLKQPSIVILDEATAHLDSESEAAVQRALATALRGRTALVIAHRLSTIREADQIVVLDHGRVVERGTHETLVAAGGLYADLYRTQFAQASPAGPLTEDVEIMTVPMGTVEP, from the coding sequence ATGAGCATGCCGAGCTGGAGCATGCTGCGCTCGATCCAGAATTCCGACCGGGTCGCGGCGCACCAGGTCAAGCCCGGCACGACCCGGCGGATCCTGCGGTTCGCCCGGCCCTACCGGCGGGACATCACGATCTTCGTGATCACCGTGGTGGTCGCCGCCGGCATCGGCGTGGCCACCCCGCTGCTGGCCGGCGAGGTGATCAACACGATCACCCGGGGCGGCCCCGGCGCGGCCCCGGCCGTCGTGCGGATCGCCCTGCTGATCGCCGGCCTGGCCGTCGCCGACGCGCTGCTCTCGCTCGCTCAGCGGTGGTATTCGGCGCGCATCGGCGAGGGCATCATCCTGAGCCTGCGCACCCGCGTCTACGACCACGTCCAGCGGATGCCGCTGCAGTTCTTCACCCGCACCCAGACCGGCGCCCTGGTCAGCCGGCTCAACAACGACGTGGTCGGCGCGCAGCGGGCGTTCACCTCGACCCTGTCCGGCGTGCTCAGCAACGTGATCCAGCTGGTGCTCACCGCGGTGGTGATGTTCAGCCTGTCCTGGCCGATCACCGCGCTGTCGCTGCTGCTGCTGCCGGTCTTCATCATCCCGGCGCGCCGGGTCGGCAAGCGGCTCGCCGAGATCACGCGGGAGTCGTACAACCTGGACGCCAAGATGAACGCGACGATGACCGAGCGGTTCAACGTCTCCGGCGCACTGCTGGTCAAGCTGTTCGGCCGGCCGGACACCGAGGCCGCCAAGTTCGGCGAGCGCGCCGAGCGGGTCCGCGACATCGGGGTGCAGCAGGCGATGTTCTCCCGCACCTTCTTCGTCGCGATGCTGCTGGTCGCCTCGCTGGCGCAGGCCCTGACGTACGGCCTGGGCGGCTGGCTGGCCGTCCGCGGCGACGTCTCGGCCGGCACCGTCGTCACCCTGGCCCTGCTGCTCACCCGGCTGTACGGCCCGCTCACCGCGCTCAGCAACGTCCGGGTCGACGTGATGAGCGCGCTGGTCTCGTTCGACCGGGTCTTCGAGGTGCTCGACCTGCAACCCGGCATCGCGGAGAAACCCGACGCGGTCGCGATCCCGGCCGGCGCGGGCCGCATCGAGTTCCGTGACGTGCGGTTCCGCTATCCCAGCGCCGCCGAGGTCTCCCTGGCGACGCTGGAGGACGTGGCGACCCTGGACCGCTCGGAGAACACGCCGGTCCTGCACGGCGTCGACTTCACCGTCGAGCCGGGGCAGCTGGTCGCGCTGGTCGGCCCGTCCGGCGCCGGCAAATCGACGACCTCGATGCTGGTGTCCCGGGTCTACGACGTGACCGGCGGCGCGGTTCTGATCGGCGGCGTCGACGTGCGGGACGCGACGCTGGACTCGCTGCGGGACACGGTCGGCGTGGTCACCCAGGACTCGCACCTGTTCCACGAGACGATCGCGGAAAATCTGCGGTACGCCCGGCCCGACGCGACCGAGGAGCAGATGTGGGCCGCGCTGGACGGCGCGCAGGTCGGCGACCTGGTCCGGGCGCTGCCGGACGGCCTGGACACCGTGGTCGGTGAGCGCGGGTACCGCTTCTCCGGCGGCGAGAAGCAGCGCATCGCGATCGCCCGGCTGCTGCTCAAGCAACCGTCCATCGTGATCCTCGACGAGGCCACCGCGCACCTGGACAGCGAGTCCGAGGCGGCCGTGCAGCGAGCGCTGGCGACGGCGTTGCGGGGGCGGACCGCGCTGGTCATCGCGCACCGGCTGTCCACCATCCGGGAGGCCGACCAGATCGTGGTGCTCGACCACGGGCGGGTCGTCGAGCGCGGCACGCACGAGACGCTGGTCGCGGCCGGTGGGCTGTACGCCGACCTCTACCGCACCCAGTTCGCGCAGGCGTCGCCGGCCGGGCCGCTCACCGAGGACGTCGAGATCATGACGGTACCGATGGGCACGGTCGAGCCGTGA